DNA from Rosa rugosa chromosome 6, drRosRugo1.1, whole genome shotgun sequence:
GAGAAGTGTGAATTTCAATCCTCCTACTAAATTAAGAGGTTTGAACAGAAGTACAGAAGCCTCATTTCAGAAAAAATATAAGAATCTCTcagataaaaagaaaattaccAACTTAATATACAGAGTAAATTAAGTTTGGAAGGTTAAGCAATTAAGCCTAAACtctatatttcaaaaaaaaaaaaacctagactCTAATAAAAGTGGAAATGAAATTTCATTCCCGACTTAATTTCCgctcaaacaaattaacaagaGCCTAGAATCCAAATCAAATTATATGGCTCCATATTAATAAGGTaggaaaattaaataaataacaaagaccaaagaaaaaaagaaaagaaaagaaaatagaaacagtACTTTCCTTATCAACTAAGGATTTTTTTCATCTTTCCTAATtgggtttggatttggatttgaagCCCAAAGGTTCCCCAACGGTCGGAAACTGCAACCCCTTGGAGAACTAGGAAACACGCGTACAAAACGTCgccgtgtatatatatatatatatgatccaaTAGTAGGGGCATTTCTTCGCCACCATTCCAAATCAGAAAGCCGCGGTTTAACATTCGTTTCTtgatttcctctctctctctctcaaatatgGCCGGAATCAAAACAAGAAGCAATAAATCAATGTCTCCGCCGTCGTCTTTGCCTGTTCTTCTACTGTTGGCATTAATCATCATTCTGGGTATGATCTCGTCTTCATCAACGTCGCCCCAGTCGACGACTCCGAAGGAAAGCCGGAAATGGCGATTATTGACGTGTGTGGGTTGGCCGCCGGTAGCCGTGATACTTATTTTGGCCGCTCTCCATGGCCACAAATTGAAAAGCATTCTTGGGTCGCCGGAATATCTCAAGACTGCAGTGCGGCCATGGCTTTTGCTTGCTCTGTTTGTGGGATTATTTTTGACCAAGAATTATCAGTGCACAATTCGTAATACCTTTTGGTGGTGGCTTtaacctcaatttttttttgggaattcGATCGTTTTTGTACAAATTTAGATTATTCTGGGTTAGGTTTCCTCAAATACTAATTCATCTGCTAATTAAGGACAGTTCTTCAACAATCGCTGATCTTCaattgttataaaaaaaaaaaaaaaaaaaggacagttCTTCAGGCCACCAAGCTCCGGCGGGCCTCCGATCGTccgatttaaaaaaaaacttatatgttatatatatatatatatattgacattgtgagcgcTGACCATAGTAAGCGTGTAGTCTAGTGGCAAGCGTTTTTTCCTTTGTCTGGACGACTCAGGTTCGATTCACCTTGGTcctgtttttgtattttttggCCCTTTTTTGGTTTCTATTTGGTACTTTTGGCTCCTTTAATACATTATtattccttttttgttttttgagacACATACTTTTTTTAATCTATAAACACAACAAAAAGTAAGAAAGCTAAATCTTTAATATTCTATATTTTTATTTCAtgcgttttttttattttctagttattGTTTTCAATCTTATAATAAAATTTATATGTAGttattttgaagaaaaaaaaaattcatgtaaaAATTAGTTGCTAATGCCTAGGCCACATTCCAATTATTTCACCTCAGACCTTCAAAATGTCGGGGTCGGCCCTACTAATCCCTTTAACATTACTGCTCCAGTTTCTATAGCTATATGGCCTATACCTTCAATTAAATATCATTTAGTTTAGTAATAAGATATTTCTCTTCACTAAAGTGATAGCAGAGAACACTAGTTCAGCTTCCCCCCATTGATCAGAAAACTTCAGAACCATGtcattataaaaaataaaaataaaaattagaaaagcttacaaaaacaaaaaaagttttttattttatttttttaaatattctAGACGACAATACCCAtaatgtcagtgagatttgaacccataACTTTCACAACGACTCACCAATACAGAAAAAATCCTTCACAAAAAGAAATTCTTAACCGATCTTTATCGTTTTATCGTGATAATACTCTTCCAAACTATTTTAAAACAGTTCTTCTCATGATCATCCGATATGGACACAAACCAATAAACCTTCATGCGAGCGTGAACTCTAAACTGTGATAAAATACTTTTACCACACAACTTCATGCAAGGTAGGGCTGCCTGTACCTGTAGGAGTGTCAATAATTGTGGAATCTTCTATTTCTTGGCGGAGAGTCCGAACACACTCGGTACACTCGTACTCTCACTCTGTCGGTGGCTAACTGAAAAATGAAACTCAACAAAGATTCGTTCTTTGGTAGTGTAAGAGTGTTAAGAGTGAAGAGTGAAGAGTGAAGAGTGAAGAGACTCCCAGGTAGGTTAGAGCTTTACACACACATATTCAGAGCAGTTTTGGATCCAAATCAAATGTTGGTCCAAGACCGCTCAATCTCAAAACCCACCTCCAAACCTCACCAACTCTTTCTCAACAATCACTTCCTTCAACCCAAAACCTTTGTCTTCCCCAGATGGCTCTCCTTCAACCTCTTCAAGATCGCCACCATTTCAGTCCTAGCCTTCACCATTGccgccctcttcttcctctacacCAACAATGACTCCCCCACCACCTTCCTCTGTTTCAACTCCAAATCCCACTCCAAGATCCCCACACCCATTGAACTCCCCAGAATCAACTTCAACTCCATCCCACCCATTTCAGATAAGTCCTCCAACTTCGCTTCTTTCACCTCAGACAGATGGATTGTGGTCTCTGTTTCGGATCCTCCATCGGACTCGCTCCGGAAACTGGTCAGGATCAAGGGCTGGCAAGTCCTTGCAATAGGGAACTCCAAGACCCCATTGGATTGGAGCCTCAAGGGAGCTATATACTTGTCAATGGAGGACCAAGCTAAGCTGGAGTTTCGTGTTTTGGAGTATCTTCCTTATGAGTCTCATCTGAGGAAGAGTGTTGGGTACCTTTTCGCCATTCAACATGGGGCGAAAATGGTTTTCGATGCTGATGATCGTGGTGAAGTGGTTGATGGTGATCTTGGGAAGCACTTTGATTTGAAACTGTCAAAGGTAAGTGTAATGCAGGAGAGGATTTTGCAGTACAGTGATGAAAACCCCAATAGAACAGTTGTGAATCCATACATTCATTTCGGGCAGCGGTCAGTTTGGCCTAGAGGATTGCCTTTGGAGAATGTAGGTGAAATTGGTCATGAAGAGTTCTATGGGGAAGTGTTTGGAGGAATGCAGTACATTCAGCAGGGGATATCCAATGGCTTACCGGATGTGGATTCGGTTTTTTACCTCACTAGGAGGTCGGGGTCGGAAGCATTGGATATAAAGTTTGATGAGCATGCTCCAAAAGTTGCCTTACCACAAGGTATGATGGTGCCATTGAATTCTTTTAATACATTGTTTCATTCGAATGCATTTTGGGCTTTGATGCTTCCTGTTTCGGTTAGTACAATGGCTTCTGATGTATTGAGGGGTTATTGGGCACAAAGACTGTTGTGGGAAATTGGTGGTCATGTTGTTGTTTATCCTCCTACTGTACATAGATATGATAATGTTGAAGCATATCCATTTACAGAAGAGAAGGATTTTCATGTAAATGTGGGTCGATTGATTAAGTTTTTAGTTAGTTGGAGATCTGGTAAGGTCAAGTTGTTTGACAGAATCTTGGAATTAAGTTTTTTGATGGCGAAAGAAGGGTTTTGGACCGAGAAGGATGTGAAGTTCACTGCGGCTTGGCTTGAAGATCTGCTTGCTGTTGGGTATGTTCAGCCAAGGCTGAAGGCCATAAAACTGGATCAGCTGAGACCAACCACCATTGGTCATGCAGATAGGAAAGAATTTGTTCCTCAGAAACTACCTTCTGTGCATCTTGCAGTTAAGGAATCAGAAACAGTGAATTATGAGATTGGGAATCTAATTCGCTGGAGAAAGTTTTTTGGCAATGTTGTTGTGATCATGTTTGTCAGCGGGCCTGTGGAGCGAACTGCGTTAGAGTGGAAATTACTTTATGGTAGGGTGTTCAAAACTGTGGTGATATTGTCCGACAGTGCTAAAGCAGATTTAGCTGTGGAGCAAGCCACACTGGACCAAGTATACAAGTAAGTTATTAGTGTTATGTCATGGTTCTTTGTTGTCTCCCACTAACTTCCACACATATTTAAGGTTAGAATAGTTTGTCTTGGTTTTTTTCTTGGTCTGTGCAATTGTGTGTTTATCTTGATCTGAGGATGAACGCTGCATTTTGGGTCATCTTCTGCTGTCATTTGATTATTTGGCTGTTCTTCTATCTTGTTTCTTTTGGTTCATCAATTTAATATGCATTTGAATATGAAATTGAGATAAAATCAGAGTATAAATTTAAACAAAACTGCTTTGGCTGTGAACTAGTTCAGGTTGTTCTTCAGGAAGTGCTGCTAGGTTAATTGGTAAGAAGTGCTTGGATACTGAAGGAAATTTTGTATGATACTGAAGAGAGCTATATATAAAAGCTTTTTGTTATTGCATTCACTAACAGCTACTTTGCCATAACATTCCGATACAATTTACAATAAGCAAGATTTTTGAGAAAAATATCTTGTGTAGAAAATTTTGTTGGAGAGGTTTGAGCATCAAGTTAGATTTGTTCCCATATTATTTTCAGTGTTTCTTatcagttgttttttttttttaaaatcatTTTGTTTATCAACTGGTGTCAAAATAATGTTTCTTTTGAAATTTGTTGTAATCGGATGAACTACCAATTAGGTTGTAAATATATGTGCTCTTCTTATATGGTAAATTGTTGGCAAAATTTGAATCACTTGCTCTGCTTTGCTTCTCAGGGTTTTCTTAATGTATTTTCTGCTGTCCTTCCTTTAATATTCCCAAATGGCTTGCAGGTACCTCCCCAAAATATTTGATAGGTTTGCCAGTGCAGAAGGATTCTTGTTCCTCCGGGACAATACCATTCTCAACTACTGGAACTTACTACATGCAGATAAAACTAAGCTGTGGATCACTGACAAGGTAATGCAAACCCCAAGTACAACACCTGGGTTTTTAAACAAGCAataactctttctctcttctctctcattctcacTCATAGGTGCCTCAGTCTTGGACTAAATTCTCAATTGAAGGAGAAGGCTCAGAATGGTTTTCTAAACAAGCAGACATGGTAAAGAAAGTCGTCAGCACCATGCCAGTTCATTTACAGGTCAACTACAGGGAGAGTAGCACCAGTAAGCAGAGTCTCATGATCTGCAACTTAGAGGTGTTCTATATCCCTCGACAATTTGTCGGGGACTTTGTGGATCTTGTAGGTCTCGTTGGCAAGTTTGACATCCATAATAAGGTAGCAATGCCCATGTTTTTCATGGCAATGGATTTGCCTTATAACTATGACTCTGTGCTCAATACAATGATTCATAAGCCAGAGGCATCACTGAGCAACTCTTCAAACATTTATTCTGCTCAAGTCCCAGCCGTCTACCCATGGACTGTTTCCAGTGAGTCAGATTTCGTCGAACTCATAAGATCCATGGCAATCGGTGATCCACTTCTTATGGAGCTATTTTAAGGTACGTAGCAGTTGTAGAGATTGATGCTGGCAGTGTAGGAAGATAGCAAATACTGATTAGTCAACTTTGATGTTTACTTTTtgcttttattttcttctttcttttggaaTTGTAAATCTTTAATTTGGTCGCTTTGTAGCCTATTCAACTGTATGATTCATTCTTGATGTAAACTCATCCATGTATTTGATTTATGGATTtaacaaagaataaaataacAAATGGGTAGCATTTTTAAAATGCCTCATAGCTCATTACTGGTGTTAACTTCGGGTTACGTCTGTCTTTCCCCATAGATTAGTTTGGGCTGTTCAAGCCTTTTTATTCATTATTTGGAGGTTCGTTTCTAACTTCTCATAACCGTAAACACACACTTAATTGCTGATATCAATGTGATTACAGATTCTTCTAAAACTGATTGGCTCCAACGCTGATGGTTGTACTGACATTCCATACAAATATCTGCAAGCAGTTGAATAACTTGACTAAATCCATGTTCAAGATAATACAATAACCAAAGTTTCTTAGTGATGCAACATGCAAAGGGCTCCTTTTGGTGAGGGGAAAATTTTACAACATAATACATTTCTTCTTCTCATAAATCTGGTGgttttttggttggttttgacAAGTTGGGGAAGAATTGAAGGAGATTTTAAGCCCAAAACAAAAGGGTGACTAGAAGGACTTGATGTTGGTGAGCTTATCATTTGCTGTTTATGCGTATATCTCCCAAAATTGTCTGTGCTACTTGGTAAAAGCTACAAACGTTCTGGTTTCTTTAGGAATGTTGTATATTTGAACCTTGATCGAGTATGTCTTTGTAATGGATAATAGAATGTTGTACATCCAAACCTTGAATAACAGCAGTGTGTTTGCTATTTATGATTAGCCTGAGGGCATAGAAAATGGAGGCTACTGTTAAGGATGGCTCATTTCAGGATTTCATCCTCTTCCGAGTTCCGAGAGGCATAGAGTATTTATAGTTACTAGTGGTGAAAATTCTGATAACTAATGAAAGACAAGGAAGCCTTCTAGTTCGTTATTTGGAGGCTCCTTTAACCTTGCCATCAATAGTGATTAACTCAAATAGAAAGTTTCtaccaaagaaaaaagaaaacgaaTACAAATTAAAAGCACTCTTAAAGACACGCTTAGTTGCTAATATCATGTTATTTCAGAATTGAAAATGCTTCGCTCCAATGATGATTGCTGTACTGACTATTCCATACATCAATTTTCAAGAATCAATGACAAAGTATTTTATTGTTGATGCACCAGGTCTCTTTATGGTAAGGGGCAAAATTGGAGCATATGTCACAACATACAACATAATAGATGATACATTTTTTCTCTCATCCTATCAAACCAATTTTTCTCACACGAAATATTTTTCATACAATGCTTTAGAAATAGCAAGTGCATCTCCTTTTGCCTTCACTGGGTAAAGCTCTGTACCTGCTTGCCAATTGTTTGAAAAGGATATCCATTCTATTCTCCATTTTTCCACTTCAaagtctttattttctcttaagcTTTTTGACAAATAATGAAAGTAGGTTGAAGCTCGTGGTAGATAGTAACTTTCCAATAGGCCACTCCAGAACTTATTTGCTGATGATAATGATCGCTAAGTTAAGGGGGGAAAATGACAAAGCTTGAAACTATATTATATGATCAAGAAATTAAGATTACCATAATCATGAAGCTGGCTCTGGTTGGTTTTTGTGGTATCATACCACATTGTCACCTGCGTTCTTGCATTCCACTCATACTGAAAAAGACAATAAGAACTTTTAATCAACCATTTCAAAATTACTTTATCTGCCACATATATGATTGGGGAACTTGCTCTAAGGATCCTGGAGAAAGATTCAATTTGTAAGTGTTGTATGCGTTACAAATTCAATGGGTAGCTATCGCCAAATTCATGATGTTGAGCAGAGTAACAATGTGGACAAAAATCAGGAGTGACGACAAGATGACCGTGCCCCTTGTTTAAGCAGAAGATATAAGCCTAAACTGAATACATTCGAAGTGGAAAAAGGAAATGTGTGGTTTACCTGACCTCAATATGCGGAGTAAGGGTTTGTTGCATCACAATGATATGTCTAAATTAATTGCTAAAGTAGCtatattgcccccaataaaattCATGAGCTAAAACAATAGGCAAAGAGGGAAATTGTTCTCACCTGCCTCATTTCCGTAGGACTGGTTGCCAGCTTTTTTGCACTTTCAAGCCAAGTTCCAAGTAAAAAATTATCATCAGAAGCAAGAAGTACATCAATATCCCTTATGAGTTGAACAAACTTTTTACTATTGAGATCAAAAGCTTTTACATCCTTCCTCTGAAAAGCAGTCACTGCATTCACATATACTTGGTTTGCTAGCTTTGACAGCACTTGGCGTGTTAAATCAACCAAATCATATCTGTCACAATGCTAACGACAATTAATGATCCAAGGCTTTAATTCCTTTCAGTTCCTTAGTGAAGATAATTAGATAAATGGAGGCAACTGGAAAAATCCTATTGTATCCAAGAAAATCTGGAAGAAAATTGAACTTAACGATTGGTGATCATGCATTCATGCTTTCTATGAAGTCATGGAAATTACAAAAGTGAACAGATATTTCAACCAAACAAGGGATTAATTCAGAAACAATAGAGATAGCATGTGCTTCAAAAAGGAATATAAGAGAGGTAGAAGCAGAGAATTAGGTTTGTGCTCTAGTCCTTTACCTGTACGTAAGGCTTCTGGAAAGATCATTTCCAGCATCAAGGAATAGCCGTAAAGCATTAATCACATCCTGAGTTGAATACCACAAATGTGCCTTAGGAAATTGAGAGCTGGTTTTTTGGAGTAAAAATCTCCTCTTCATATCTAGTGTGAAAAACATTTGCATCTTGTTAGGTTCTGACGTGTTCGATACACTCTCTAGTGATGGATCCCAGTCGGGTAATTTGACTATGAAATCTGTGTTATGGTCCTGCAGCAAGTTATATCCTCATCTCATTAGTATGGCAAATCATAGGTTAATTGACCACAGGGTCCAGTGTCCAGAGAGTATAAAACTACCCATCATGCCTAAAAAAAGTAATTAATTCCAGTCAAATATTTCTCATTTAAAAGTTAAGTTGCAACTCATCAAAAGTACTTCTGGTGAAACACATCAAGGGATGGCCAAGGCCTTGAAGTCTGGATTAACAGAAAATCAGTGAAAGTTTCGCCAAGTAAATTTTCCTGTTTGAGTTCTTCAGAAATGAACATCACAAGAATGCTTAACTGCATGTGAAACAGACTCCTAGAGAAAATTCAGCTTCAGTGACCTTTTGGTCTAGGAGAAAAGGTCTAGACTGAGCCAAAGGTGTCAACCTTATATTGGTTAACTGACAAAGGTATATTTGAATCATGTCATAAAGAGATGGAAACAAGTGTTTTCTTAGTTCAATTTGAAAGATAACAGGAAAACTCTTTAATTCTTTTCCGGCAGTAGGGTGTATTTGTTATCTTAAATTTTCCTACTACAATCTATGAAGAAAATCGAAGCGAAGAAAGGAATATTCTAAAAAGGAATGACTCCTTTAAGAACAAGGAATGAAGGACTTTCATTTGCTAAAGAAGTAACAGTGTTTATCCAATAACAATAACGGACTCGATAATCTATCCatggttttctttttcagtGCGTAAAATACCATAGAACCATTAAAAGACTGCAGATTCTAATTCCACAGGCAGCACGATCATCTCATTCATACTTTGGATTTTGTTCAAGATTATGTTCTGATGGAAATAAAAATACTAGCCAATGCATCAATTGGGTTTACTGAAAAACGTACAGCTATTCCATCTGTGCAGTTATAAATTGTGCGATGAAGAATTTCCCAAGCCTCCTCAACTTGATGAACTGCATTACCATAACGTCTACGGGAGTAGGTCCTCAGCCAATCCTGCATGGCAATAAGGATTGCAGGCATACAGAAAATAATGTCATAAATAATGACCAGCATAAAGCTATTTCTGTACTCATTTTAATAAAACCATGCACTTCATGTGTGTGCAGGTGAAAGCTTTTGACAGGTGGACTCATCCTATTTTGTCCATCTGTGTTTCCACTTCATGTTCATGTGTGCACCTTAATCACATCATGtacttcgtttttttccacatcATAGTTGCATATAATAGGTGCAATCCTACTTTATTCTAAATAGAATAGCAGAgtatatatttacaaaaattataataGAACTAAATGCATCCAAAACTACAATTTTTATCGAACGAcagtcataaatcataattacctGAACTGGAACCCTTTCACTGCGAAATGCCATTTCAGACGTCAATTCATAGATAACTGGATTGTGCTCGATTCCTTCCATGCACATGCCAACCCCAACCTATTATTATGACAAATTACATGAGTGCCAACAATTAATTTCTACAACATAAACAACTAATGATTTTCATGCACAACTCATGAAG
Protein-coding regions in this window:
- the LOC133718708 gene encoding probable glycosyltransferase STELLO2 codes for the protein MLVQDRSISKPTSKPHQLFLNNHFLQPKTFVFPRWLSFNLFKIATISVLAFTIAALFFLYTNNDSPTTFLCFNSKSHSKIPTPIELPRINFNSIPPISDKSSNFASFTSDRWIVVSVSDPPSDSLRKLVRIKGWQVLAIGNSKTPLDWSLKGAIYLSMEDQAKLEFRVLEYLPYESHLRKSVGYLFAIQHGAKMVFDADDRGEVVDGDLGKHFDLKLSKVSVMQERILQYSDENPNRTVVNPYIHFGQRSVWPRGLPLENVGEIGHEEFYGEVFGGMQYIQQGISNGLPDVDSVFYLTRRSGSEALDIKFDEHAPKVALPQGMMVPLNSFNTLFHSNAFWALMLPVSVSTMASDVLRGYWAQRLLWEIGGHVVVYPPTVHRYDNVEAYPFTEEKDFHVNVGRLIKFLVSWRSGKVKLFDRILELSFLMAKEGFWTEKDVKFTAAWLEDLLAVGYVQPRLKAIKLDQLRPTTIGHADRKEFVPQKLPSVHLAVKESETVNYEIGNLIRWRKFFGNVVVIMFVSGPVERTALEWKLLYGRVFKTVVILSDSAKADLAVEQATLDQVYKYLPKIFDRFASAEGFLFLRDNTILNYWNLLHADKTKLWITDKVPQSWTKFSIEGEGSEWFSKQADMVKKVVSTMPVHLQVNYRESSTSKQSLMICNLEVFYIPRQFVGDFVDLVGLVGKFDIHNKVAMPMFFMAMDLPYNYDSVLNTMIHKPEASLSNSSNIYSAQVPAVYPWTVSSESDFVELIRSMAIGDPLLMELF